Proteins encoded together in one Scheffersomyces stipitis CBS 6054 chromosome 5, complete sequence window:
- the CTR9 gene encoding protein required for normal CLN1 and CLN2 G1 cyclin expression (TPR-containing nuclear phosphoprotein that regulates K(+) uptake required for normal CLN1 and CLN2 G1 cyclin expression) — protein sequence MAETVDVSYYLGAQAAEIGAILDVPLSNGQIVSINLVDELPDDPVELESFLEGENCSKKYWISVASAYAQLGKLEEALHIIQTALDKNPAHFSDEDNKSFHSFLVWLYFKFVSHGIDKENYLKKAGSEINSLAQRIRADNSTSTTNSTSNLLSQAVLLLFNGRDDEALDIFDKILRIDQNNCFALLGKARAVLNKTKNYAAALKLYQQVLILNPVIKPDPRIGIGLCFWFLKDDRMAVQAWNRALEIDPTNLKAKVLLNLANFQKTFINSLSDDEFLENYKSCLSQLASNHKESPSESSILLALASYYFSKESYDVVSSIVAKVVKNMTGDENLTRFNSFSKVSKYQSNILSECAAWLGRIEFVKANFTPASKYFQEAIKLNDANLLAKIGLGQSQYNRGSIEEAVMTYESILRSNVKCLEANYALGLLYAKQKSRKKQQAAIQILERYIRLSNNLGLSASHKDEDGSEFLNKEPITLNAYLVLSKLYETTDINQSLNYLNRAIESRKQIGKDVPLEVYNNIGVFNFMKQNYDDAAAHFQTALDIVKNTDQFVSADGDVMVDLPTDLKISLTYNLARSKEISNESEAIDIYESLLAECPNYFSAKIRILFLNCVTSHKLSKEDIKVEIDQLLAVNASDLEIRSFYGWFVKNFGKKLGLAPDADTNHQKDTLVEYDSHDCYALISLANIYCIMARDVKSGSEDKKKKYYVRAVELFAKVLSVDPKNVYAAQGLAIAYIENKDSVKGLEILRKIRDSLNDISIYLNLGHVLVESKSYGKGIENYELALGRFTDGKDSRILSFLGRAWYLRASAEKNLNFFKKAIEYTELALDCSTGPGSSIRFNLAYLHFQIAELITKQPVGQRKIDEIEAAIAGLESGVAILNELSSEDEKHPPYPKAELKARANLGSTTLLNRLNGCLEETKNSIAAIEEKIEVAKKLRKEEEEEKERLENERLAAVKAKEEELAKERAILQEQAQQWAEEARMNIVVEDDEDEKLFDEESNKDKKEKKPKKVTKGAKKRSRKKAVIDDSEEEEEEASATDSDVEASSPKKRKTEESKPSSKRGGKKSSLSSEFIADSDEELDDDLFNENGEEEEEAEASGAEEENGEVNGQAAVKDDDE from the coding sequence ATGGCAGAGACCGTTGACGTTTCCTATTATCTCGGGGCACAGGCGGCGGAGATTGGAGCCATTTTGGATGTTCCATTATCCAACGGGCAGATTGTCTCGATCAACTTAGTGGATGAGCTTCCAGACGACCCTGTAGAGTTGGAATCGTTTTTAGAAGGAGAGAACTGTTCGAAAAAGTACTGGATCAGCGTAGCTAGTGCCTATGCACAATTAGGAAAGCTAGAAGAAGCACTTCATATTATCCAAACGGCGTTGGACAAAAATCCTGCTCATTTttctgatgaagacaacaagCTGTTCCATTCTTTCTTGGTTTGGCTCTATTTTAAGTTCGTTTCTCATGGGATCGACAAGGAaaactacttgaagaaagctGGCTCTGAAATCAACAGTCTTGCTCAACGTATCCGAGCTGATAACTCAACGTCCACAACCAATTCTACTTCGAATTTGTTGTCTCAAGCTGTATTGCTTTTGTTCAACGGCAGAGATGATGAAGCGTTGGATATCTTTGACAAGATTTTGCGCATTGATCAGAATAACTGTTTTGCACTTTTAGGTAAAGCTCGTGCCGTCTTAAACAAAACCAAGAACTATGCGGCTGCTTTGAAGTTGTACCAGCAGGTCCTCATCTTGAATCCTGTGATAAAGCCCGATCCCAGAATCGGCATTGGGTTATGTTTTTGGTTCTTGAAGGATGACAGAATGGCGGTTCAGGCCTGGAACAGAGCCTTAGAGATTGATCCGACCAATTTGAAAGCCAaggtgttgttgaacttggccaacttcCAAAAGACGTTCATCAACTCTTTGAGTGACGAtgagttcttggaaaactACAAGTCGTGTTTATCACAGTTGGCTAGTAACCATAAAGAAAGCCCTTCAGAATCTTCCATTCTTTTAGCATTGGCATCGTACTACTTCTCCAAAGAGAGTTACGATGTAGTTAGCAGTATAGTAGCTAAAGTAGTCAAGAACATGACTGGGGACGAGAACTTGACTCGTTTCAATAGCTTCAGTAAGGTCTCgaagtaccagtccaatATCTTGTCCGAGTGTGCTGCCTGGTTGGGTCGTATTGAATTCGTCAAAGCGAACTTTACGCCCGCCTCCAAGTACTTCCAGGAAGCtatcaagttgaacgacGCCAATTTGCTTGCCAAGATCGGGTTGGGTCAGTCTCAATACAATCGTGGCTCTATTGAAGAGGCTGTGATGACATACGAATCAATTTTGAGAAGTAACGTCAAGTGTTTAGAAGCTAACTACGCATTGGGCTTACTCTATGCAAAGcagaaatcaagaaagaagcaacagGCAGCCATTCAGATATTGGAAAGGTACATTAGAttgtccaacaacttgggcTTATCTGCCAGTCataaagatgaagacggTTCggagttcttgaacaaggaacCAATTACATTGAATGCGTATTTGGTGTTAAGCAAGCTTTATGAGACAACCGATATCAACCAGTCCTTAAACTACTTGAATAGGGCAATAGAGTCAAGAAAGCAGATTGGCAAGGATGTTCCTTTGGAGGTATACAACAACATTGGGGTGTTCAATTTCATGAAACAGAACTACGACGATGCTGCCGCTCATTTCCAAACAGCTCTTGATATCGTCAAGAACACTGACCAGTTTGTCAGTGCTGACGGAGATGTCATGGTAGACTTGCCAACCGATTTGAAAATCTCGTTGACTTACAATTTGGCCAGATCCAAGGAGATATCGAATGAGTCTGAGGCTATAGACATCTATGAGCTGTTGTTGGCAGAGTGTCCTAACTACTTCTCGGCAAAGATCagaattcttttcttgaactgTGTCACTTCTCACAAGCTCAGCAAGGAAGATATTAAGGTCGAGATCGACCAGTTGTTGGCTGTGAACGCCTCAGACTTGGAGATTAGATCCTTCTATGGCTGgtttgtcaagaactttggCAAGAAGTTGGGATTAGCACCAGATGCTGATACAAACCACCAAAAGGATACGTTAGTGGAATATGATTCGCATGACTGCTATGCTTTGATATCGCTAGCCAATATCTACTGTATCATGGCCAGGGATGTGAAATCAGGCCtggaagacaagaagaagaagtactATGTAAGAGCCGTAGAGTTGTTTGCCAAAGTGCTATCTGTGGATCCAAAGAATGTCTATGCTGCACAGGGTTTGGCTATAGCATACATTGAGAACAAAGATTCCGTTAAAGGATTGGAGATCTTGAGAAAAATCAGAGATTCATTGAACGACATCTCCATTTATTTGAACTTGGGCCATGTATTGGTAGAGTCCAAACTGTATGGCAAAGGTATCGAGAATTATGAGCTTGCCTTGGGCAGATTCACAGACGGAAAGGATTCGCgtattctttccttcttgggAAGAGCATGGTACTTGAGAGCCAGTGCtgaaaagaacttgaacttcttcaagaaagcCATAGAGTATACCGAGCTAGCCTTGGACTGTTCTACTGGGCCCGGTTCTTCTATTAGATTCAACTTGGCatatcttcatttccaGATAGCTGAATTGATCACCAAACAGCCTGTGGGCCAAAGAAAGATAGATGAGATCGAGGCTGCTATTGCTGGTTTGGAATCAGGAGTAGCAATCTTGAACGAGTTGTCTtctgaagacgaaaagCACCCACCTTATCCTAAGGCTGAGTTGAAAGCCAGAGCCAACTTGGGATCGACAACGTTGTTGAACAGATTGAACGGatgtcttgaagaaacgaAGAACAGCATTGCTGCGatagaagagaagattgaagtcgccaagaagttgagaaaggaagaagaagaggaaaaagAGAGACTTGAAAACGAAAGACTTGCAGCCGTTAAGgccaaggaagaagagcttgCTAAGGAAAGAGCAATCTTGCAAGAACAGGCTCAGCAATGGGCCGAAGAAGCCAGAATGAATATTGTagtagaagatgacgaagacgagAAACTCTTTGACGAAGAGTCCAACAAGgacaagaaggagaagaagccCAAGAAGGTCACAAAGGGTGCCAAAAAGAGAAGCAGAAAGAAGGCTGTTATTGACgacagtgaagaagaag